CGCGAGCGGATCCGTTCCAGTTCCCCCGCTCTCCCTTCGGCGAGAGCGAGGGGACAAAGGCGGGGAGCGCGCTGCTCGCTCGCGGATGAGCGTCCGTACAGGAATTGAGAGGGGCGGTgagcttctttttctttctctcatcGGTGCACAAATTTCCACGTGAGGGGAACGGCGACGGAACGGCCTATAGATAGAGGAGGATCGTTTCTAAGCGGACTGTATAGACTGTAGACTGTGAAACTTGGCCAAAAGCAGTCGAGCCTGAACTTCGCGGCGCTTAGGCGCGGGAGAGAGACggaggcgggggggggggggaggaggggagagGAGAGCGAGCGTCGCAcgacaatttttttccaagtaTTAAAACTCGCACCCTGCACCATCATTCTCTGCGTTCACGCGCAATGCTCGCGCGGCGACGACAACTGTATTATTGAGATGTATAATAGACTTCTAGCCCGTAAGACTATATAAGGAGCTAATTCGATAACCGATCAACGTTCTATCCAAGGCGATGCAGCCGAGTTTGGTTTTTACAGTGGAACGTTTCGTGGGACGAGCGCCCGTCCGAGCAACGCGGCCGAAATGAAGCCGATCGGACGTCGATCGGGAACCGGTCGCGAGGAACGAGCGAAACTTGACGCGGTGCTTGCGACTCTTCGGTAGTGATCGATCACGGTGAATCGTACGTATTCCGTTCCTTCGCGGAAGCGATACAGGGTTCTCGCTTTCGGGGACCGCGGTGAATTGAGAAAGTTTCGGTCGCTCCTTCGGGAAACGGACACTGATAGGCGCGGCGTGCTCGCGCCCGAGAAGAAAAGAATGCCCATGGAGGCTTCACGGAGATTCGATATGCATGGTGGAGCTAAAAAGCAGTATCGTTCGAATCGATTCGCGAGCCCGCCAGGAAAATAAATCGACTGTATCGCGTTGCGCACGCCTGTATCATACCGAAACGCACGAATTACTATGTGTCATAtaaaggtatatatatatatatataaatatgaatataaatatataaatataaatacaagaatctatatatatatacatatatatatatatatacatatataaatgacTAACAATAACGATAATAATTAAGTACCTTACACGTGTAAGCAGTATCCAAGGAATCCGAACTAGTTGCACCAAGTGCCATAGTCCATATAGGTCACAGTACGTATAGAGGGTAGGGTTTGCCGAAGGGAAAGTGCGTGCGAGAATGGAATGATCGAATGGTCGTCGCGGCGTTCGAGTCGCATTCTTGTCGCTTATCTTATAAGGTGAACCGCGGGATAAGAGAGGCGAGGGGGAGAGCTAGGGCGATGATGCTGAAATCGGAGAGGCGAGGCTCGACGAGACGAGTCACGTGCGTATAGTTCGCGTGACCCCGAGGGACTTCCGGTGGGGGCCGACTTCGCCCGTCTTGGACAACGTTTTAGAATTTACAGACACCAACATGACAATATACtatgaaattaatttcccaTCCCCGCCCGCCCCTGTTGCTCGGTTGACCCAGGCGCCCGGACAGGCGCCCGCaccacccacccccccccccacccctcctTTGCATCCAAGAAACAATGAAACCTCCGAGACTCCAGACGCATCCGTTGACACTTGTACATTTCGCCAGGTTTATTTTTCGACCGCGTTAGTGATGCGATTAGACGCGATCCCGGCTCGCAAAATCCGTGCATTTTGAGAGTGTgagggagagagtgagagagagagagagaaagagagggagagagagagagagatgggagAGGAGCgcgagaaagggagagaaagggtGAACGGTGTGAGAAGCACGTGGCCAGGAGATGGTACGAACGATGGTGCGTGACCTTTTGCGAGACATTATCAATCTACCTTAAACGAAAagcgaaaaatgagaaaaaaaatattacaactgTAGTAACGTCGCAATTGTATGTTGTAAACATTACTATTTCAAATATACTGTCATTATTAACACGGGAGAGAGTTTGTGACTTCGCTGTGCCACCCCTGGGGGCGAGAAGCTTTTGCCACCCATtgtcgttccttttttttttatttaaagctaAAGGTCGGTTAGCATAATGGAAATAGCTCGAGAGAAGaatataattctttattgcgcgGCGGATGTTGCGAAAGAAAATCTATAAGAAGACAAGGGAGAGGAGAACGGCTGGAAATTGTATAGTGCACGTAAAAGTAGAAGAGTAACCTTGCATCTTGTTTTATTATTGCATTTTACACGGAGACGCAGCAGCCATACGTGACTTCCCGCGTGATCGGGATCCTTATCGCGTTCCAGTGCCTATAAACAGAACGTTTACCCGTTTAAACGCGTCGCGTTGAACAGAGAGCACCCCCTACCCCCGATGCGGGATAGTTTAATAGTTCACCACCTCGCGACCCCTAACAGTGAATAGCTCGAGCAGCCAGTGGGGTGGTGGAGTACACAGGGTGCCTCAGAAATCGGTAGCCAAGCTCCGAGGACTAACTCTCCAGTTATCTctcggcagtggcggatttaacgggcggcccaGAAGGTCCCATcttcgaagaagaagaaaaattgatttcagcCAAACACTATATTCTTCTTTATCTGTACTACGACTGTACTTAGCTCGTTTTCAGTGAACTTCGTTCGTGATTTCTTTCCGCGAACTTTTATTCGCTATGAGCTTCGTGTTCCCGAAAAAATTAGCCCCTCGGAACGATgccacctttttccttaaatccgccactgtctcaCGAAACGCTTTCTCGCGGCAGATAAGTGCGCGTATGTTTAAAATCGCACGTCCCCTTTTTATCCGCGAGGTGATCGGAACGAGCGGCCGGTGGTAGTTTACGCCGTTTGTCTCCCGAGCGCCTTGTATGGCGGGTGGACGGCGGAAGGGGCAACTCGTGAGGGTTCGTCGTCGCTCGCGGGTCCTcgagcgcgcgcgcacgcgtctGTGTGCGTCGCACGCTACACCAGCACCGAGGGGGGGGTGGGCTATATATCGTGCGGGAATCGAGAGCGTCGAAACACGAAGCGAGATCAGACTGACTTTCACGAAAATCGATCGGGCGGCcgctcatcgtcgtcgtcgccgtggtCGGGTTAGCGACGCCTGCGAACCGTTGCCCGTTGCGACACCGCGGTCACGAGGAGCCCTCTACGCTCGCCGGCTCTCCTCTCGGTCTCCTTCACGCGGAACTGCCCCGTCGAGTGTCCGCGGTAGCCTCGTGTGCCCCGAGTCGCGGCGGCCTTCCACCCTGACCCGAGTAACGTGCCGCAGGGGTACGTTCGCGGGTGGGCGATCCAGTGACAGGGACGAGAGATCGAGCGGAAGCTGTGCGGAGGCTCCTTGGGGCAGCGGAGCTACGAGAGGAGAGAGGAACGCGGGAGGCGCAAGGTTCCGAGAAGCGCAGCGCATGGAGGCTTCACGTTCCCGAGCGGTTATCGTAGAGAAAGCTCCGCGTCGCTGCTTCGTCCAAGGATCAGCCCGATGAGGTACGAGGGAGCCGCGACGGTGTCCTCCTTCCCTGTCATCGCCATTGCCGATGCGTCCCAGCGCCCCGACCTCGCTCTTCCGCTGGCGATGCGGCGATCAGCTTAGAAACGATCCTGCGGGACCCGCCGCAGAGGACGAACGCTTGCCAGCCGCCTGGGTCGGCGTGAGTGGCAGATAGAGTCGAAGAGGATCGTGCCAGCGTAGAGGCGAGAGCCGCTCGAGGATTAGGCTCGCGAGGGATCCGCGGAAAGATCCTCGAAGGACTCTCGATGCACGGCGCAATAGGGAAGCGGTCGGAGGTTCGCTCGAAAGCTTCTCTCGGCAGCAGAATTAATCGGTGAAAGCGTGTCCTGCGCTCTGCTCCCTGTCGTCGCGCTCGGGGTATCGTACGCTCGGAGGACACCGCACGAGGACACGAGGAGGAGGCGGGGGTGGGAGGTGGTTGTCTACCCTCTTGACGTGGAATGATAATAAAGGAGAGCCGGAGGACAGGTCGGCGCGGGGCGACATTATGCAAGGAGCGGATCTGAACGCACCGAGGCCACCCCTCAGACCGTTCCCCTTTGGGATGGCAATCGGGGCGCTCGCCGAGATCGCGGTCAAGCTCGTCATCAGCGGATACATACTCGCCGTGGTCGTCTACGTGAACGCCACCGGCAATTGGGATAAGGACGATGACTTAGGTACGTGCTTCTCTGTCCGCTGCGGCTCTGGAGGAGCTTCCTTTCCGGCGAATTCGCGCACGTGCCTGCAACGAGCGCGAGCTTGTGCCACTAGGCTCCACGAATTTTAGTTTCTGGTAGATGAATCTTCTGGGAAAGGAGGATATTCTGCTCAGTATTCTAAGTAGTCTTGCATTGGGTCTGACCAAAGTGTGACTTATCTACTTAAACGGATATCGACGCGTGCAATGTGTAGCGTGTAATGGTCAGACACGTGGCTGACAAATCGCGTAGCATATCTACTTGCACAGATAGTAGACAGAGGAAAAGTAAAGGCACAAACTCGTGGCATCCTTTGTCAATAGGAGactgtatgtatacatatgtacgctTGTATCTTAAGTAGCTTGTATCCACATTGGTCAGACACGTTCAACCAAGCACCTACCCACTTAGCTGCTGGCGCATCTGGGTCAATAGACAGCTGATGAAGGAAGAACGATCGGAAGGCACATTCTTGATATTCACTGCAAATAGTTATCGAGATTACTATAACATAAGCAGCTCGTGGACATTGGACAGCGATCCAACCAAATACATGTCATACCTACTAAATGGCAACAATTCAATTAAATGCTCTTCACAGATATGATTTCTCCTCTTTCCAGTCGCAACCTTCGAAGTCAGCGCCGTTCTGGGACGCACCGCCAGGTTGCCTTGCGACATTGAACCGTCCACGCGAGAGGATCGCGTATACATGGTGCTCTGGTTTCGGGACGATGCTGTGAAACCGATCTACAGGTACAttctgtttatattaaatagaaTTATAGTTCTATTAAATTCTATAATTCACCACCCCTCTCAAACCAACGATTCGTTTCAGCTTCGACGTTCGAGGAAGGGCGTTCAACAAAGCCCTGAACTGGTCGGACAGCACCGTGGTAGGGCCGAGGGCCTACTTCGTCACGGTGACAAAGCCTGCCGCCCTTTCCCTGGAGGCGGTCCAGCTGGACGACGAGGGGATCTACCGTTGCAGGGTAGACTTCAAGAATTCGCCCACGAGGAACTTTCAAGTGAATCTCACAGTAATCGGTACCGATTCGCACGTACCATTCAAAGGAAGCcttgtgcagggtggtctgaaGCGAGGGTGGAATCAGCAGCCTGTAATGCAGAAATAGAATGAGGAAACCGTTCACGCTTCTTCAGACCACCGTGTATATTACACAAGAGATACACCTTCTCCAGCAATCTTCAAGGAAATTGCTTTCAGTTCCGCCGCACGTGCTCCTAATTTACGACAGTTCCGGGGTTGAAGTGGAGAGCACCGCGGGACCGTTCCAAGTTGGCGTGGAATTCGAACTGTCTTGCGAAGTAAGGGGAGGTAATTCTTCCTCTACTCGACAGACGCCTCGCAATTGTACATAATCAACCTCGCCGCGAATACAATCCTCCTTCTTGCGTGCAGGGAAACCGACGCCGGTTGTCAGCTGGCTGGTGAACGAGAAGGAAGTGGAGAGTAGGCTAGAAGAAATCGAGCAAAACATTGTCGTGAGTAAGTTGAGGATACCTCAGTTGAGGAGGGAGCACCGTAACACTACTTACAAATGTCGGGCCTCCAACACGAATCTGATACCTGCGCTAGAGAAGACTGTCCTTTTAGACGTCTACCGTAAGTATTATAAACAACGTCCATTCTGCTTCGCTTCTGCAATAAAAAGCTCGACTGATTCTCAGTGAAACCGTTGTCGGTGAAAATCCTGTCGAAGCCGACGATCCTGGAAACGGAGAAGGACTACTCGATCTCGTGCGAGACGACAGGCTCGCATCCTAGAGCTCGAATCGCTTGGATGGAGGGGAACGCCGACTTCTACAACGGCAAAGTAAAAACGACGATCGATCCAACTTACTTTATATTAACACGCAGCACAGTGGTATCGTTTACTTAGAAGCTTCGTTCGCCCAGGTACTCGATGGAGGCAACGCCTCGGTGGTCTTGAGCACGCTCATGTTTTCGCCAATTCCCGACGACCACGGGAAGATCCTCAAGTGTCGAGGGGAGAACCCAGCACTGCCAGACGCGTTTCTAGAAGACTTCTTTCAATTAAACGTAGTTTGTGAGTATTTGACCGAGCGTGTGACATCCCTTCTGGTGATTTAACTGAAGGTCTGATTGTTTCTCCGTAGTTCCACCGAAAGTACAATTACACTTGGGTAGCACGCTGAACGCGGAGAAGATTAAGGAGGGCGACGACGTCTACTTCGAGTGCAAGGTGCGAGCTAACCCGGAGCACCACAGAATCACGTGGAGGCACAACGTGAGTAGCGTAGGAATAGGTGTGGTTTTGGTAATTCCTGTGTGTTggggagccacggaaaaaagaAGCGAGGGGTGATGATGGggctcgaacccacgatctttgcgttactggccagccgcctaaccaactgaGCCAAAGCCGACCCTCAATTGTCTCTTATTCCGAGACCTCTCTTATGGAGATTCCTGTAATTATAATCACCGTGTCCTCCGCAGGACGCGGTACTGACGCAAAACAACTCGGCCGGAATAATCATGAGCACCCAGAGTCTGGTGCTGCAGAAGATAGGCCGCGATAACGCGGGGAATTACACGTGCTTGGCGAGCAACGACCGCGGCGAGACCACGAGTCCCGTGGTCACTCTGAGGATACAGTGTAAGCATTCAGAGGGAATAAGTTACGAAGGCTTAGTTCGATGGCAAAATTATATTCCCTGCCCTTCTGCGTGGGTCGCGACGCACAGTCGCTCCCGTTTGCAAAGCGAAGGAGATGACGATCATCGGCGCTTCGCTGGAGGAGTCGGTGAAAGTACGCTGCGAGGTGGACGCCGATCCCAACGAGGTGGAGTTCGTCTGGGAGTTCAACAACAGCGGCGAGAACTTCGAGGTGGCCCCGGCGAAGTTCGACGGCAATAACGGGACGACCAGCGAGCTCGCGTACACCCCAATGTCCGAGAGGGACTACGGCGCCCTGACTTGCTGGGGGAGGAACGTGATAGGGAAACAGGAGGCGCCTTGCGTCTACCAGATCATCCCAGCAGGTACAGTCGGCTTTGTAAATTGAGCGAAGCTTGGATAATAGGCTTGTTGGTTCCAAAAGTATAAATGTGGCCCCGACAAGCGAGCGCGTTTGAACGCAGGAGAATCCCAACTAATTCCCTACTTGGCACGTTCGCAGTGAAACCGAATCCTCTGAACAATTGCACGATAAAGGCGTCGTTGAACCAAAGCTCGGAGATACTGGAAGTCGAGTGCGTGCCTGGATACGACGGAGGTCTTAGGCAAGAGTTTCGCCTGGAAGCATACGAAGTCGCCACCGGGAATCTGCGAGTGAACGCGTCCAGCGTATCAGCAGACGCGCCGATATTCCGCATCGCCGTGGCGGACCTCCTGCCGGCCACGCACTTTTACGTTGTCACGTACGCCGTGAACGCTAAAGGGCGGAGCGATGTGAGCCTCCTCGAGGACATTATGTTAAGGGACTCCGAGAAACATACAGGTAACTCGATGTACGAAGTATTGAGTAGAAGCTCAGCATTGCTCAGAAGGATTAGAGAATCGGGTGGAGTTGAATTGGAGACACCTGGAACGCATGTACGATGTATTAAATGTAGCAGTCGCTAGCTTAAGAGGTTCTCTGATTATTTTGAGTAACTCACTTTGAACGCTTCCGAGCTATCCTAACTGGGATGCTTGTGTTTGTTGTTTTAGACAGCGGAGTGAGTATGGTGCCGCTTATTTTACTGCTGATGGGTTGCGTGATGGCGTTCGGCGTCACCGTGCTCTCGGTGATGCTGATGATGTACCGACGCAGAGGCACCACTTCCCCGGTGCACGTCGAGCCCTACATGAAGCAACCGATAATCACGCCGCCAGACTCGAGGAACAACTCGATGCTGGACGTCACGCACGGGGATCACACCTACTTCGTCGAGTACACCCTGAAACAAGACTACGCGCTCAACAATCAACCGGACATCATACAGTCACCTCAAGGTAACGCCTGTTCCCCAGCTCGTCGCAGTGCCCCGCGAATGTTAAATAATGTAAGCAGTCCTTTCAGACCAAGAGAAGATAAAGCGTGAACCACAACTGTTTCTACCAGTAAGACCAGACACGCTGTTCGCACCGTACGACGTTCACAAGCAAGGGCTTCAGACTAACAAGTGCAGTGTAAGTTCTGCGAACCCCCTGTCGTTCATAGCCTTTGATATATCACGCTTCCTTTCAAGACTCCTCGATTCTTGCTGCAGCTAAATCCATTTTCTGCAAAATCCTGGGAGCCAATCAGCTTCAAAGCCGATCGTAACTTGACGAAGGAGATCATCATTGCCAATTCTATACCTGGTCCGGAGAGCTGCGTGTAAGAAAGTTGCCCGAGAGGATGGACGGGGAAACATATCAGGAGGACCGGTCTCGAAGCCTAAACAATCGTGCCGTTGACCGTCGCCGATCAGCAGGCTCAATGGGACCGAGCCGCAACTGGTTCTATCGTCGATTATTTCGCGTGAATCGCACAAAGGGGACGACACGATCTGCTGCAACGCTGACGGGTCGTCGGGGGGCCCGCGTGGCCGAGAACGATCTAGGAACCATCGAGACGACTAGTTGCATACTAACTAAACGCTACACATGGTGTATTATTCCAAGTTTAATATATTTTGTGTCAAGTCTTAGAAGCTTTCTTTATTCGACGGCGAATCTCACCTGAAATCGCGACATCGCGCACGCCGTCTTTACAAGCAATTCGCCTTTAAACACTTGCAGTTTGCAACTGATTTACGTATCACAAATCAAGTGGGTAGGACGTGACTAAAATAACGTGTGCTTCGCGTGGGTGTATCGAACGGTAGTCACGCAAGATTGGCCACTGTTGCAAAGATATGCGCGGAAGTAGACGCCGTACAGTAAGATACCGAGCATGATGATCGCAGCGATGGACACTATCAAGCATATTCTTTGGCGAACCCTTCTTAAGGCATGCACAAGCGTTGCTGAACGAGTGGGCGTCGAGCTCTCCATTAAAGGACCAAGTGTTCCTGTATTAGTCGCTTCATTCATGTTTGATCCTTGAATCATTCTATACGAAGCTCCTGAAGGGCATTTCTTCGATGCATCTGGGAGGCATGACACCGGGGGCAACTTCTGCTGGGGAACAGAGCCATGATTTCTCGTCGCTTAAACGCCAAACTCGCTTTACTCGCGCGACTTTACTTGCGCCTCGTGGAAGCTGCGGATCTGTCGGCGAATCAATTGGATGACCTTGCATTTCTCGTGCCTCAGGCTCCTGACGAACTCGTCCGCGTAAGAGAGAGTCTGCTCCGCGTCCACGTATTCCCTGCAGCATGTACTTCCGTCGCATATCATAACTTCTGCGTTACGCGTGATTTACCTGGACAAGAGTCGCGTTGGTTAACGAGCGGGTCGATTACAAATGAAATTCTGAGAAATAATTGAAGCGCTGATATATCTTGACATTTCGAAGCTTCCTCTTCTCTCGGATCCATCCTCGTCAAAATTCCCAGCGAACCGATTACCAGTTTAGCCCTCGACACTTCTGACGAGGGGACTGTTCGCAATTTACGGTAGAATCGTCATGCATCGTATTCGGCCGGCGTTGCAGGTCAATCTGAAAGTTTGTAGCAGAATGTTCTATCAATTCTATTCGATGTTAAATGAATCGTGAATCTCGCAGGTCGTATCGAACAGTGTTTCTACTTGTTCTCGTACCGTTCGAGCACGAGCACGTCGGGATTTCCCTTGCTCCCCGACACACGAGAAAGAACCGTCGAGGTGCCCTAATTCTAGCTTCTGGGGTGGCAAACGGTACAGGAGTACCAAGAAGAAAAAATCTCCAAAGACGAAGCTAAACATGGAAGAAGAGGTGGATAATCCAGATTGCCCGTGGTGCagaaagaaatgaaagaacACTGTAATATTTACTTGGCTTACCTTTAATCTTACGCTAATGTAATACATCACATCTATCGCATAACGGACTTCATCACAGTTTTTATATTACAGGAAGGAAATATACAATTAATCGACACGGGAGGTACCTATTCCGCGAGGTCCCGTGAAAATAGAGGCGATATAAAATACGCACGTGAACCTTATCTATTATAGTCTTTGTTAATTAATCTTCGGCTTCTTTTCCGGCGGCGGTTTCATGTCCTTCTTCTCGACTTTCACCTCTTGCTTAATTTCCATCGCTGGGGAATCAAAGGGTAAACGTTAGCtttgcatttgaaatttaattagcaCTACTATTCTCGGCGATCTAACCACTTACATGACTCGATAGCTTGGTGCACCGGCTTCGGGACTGGCAGTGGAAATTTGCGCGTGAGTTCGGCGAGTAGCATATCCACCCTCTGACGTTGGAACAAAGAACTCGGCTCTTCGCGGACCGGCGTCTCCTTCTTCGCAGCCAAAGCTTTTCCGTTCTTGAAGTCCCAGTAATATCCTTTACTAGGATGGTACCGCGAGCAAGAGCTGGCCTCTTCGAAAGCCGACTGCAGGTGATGCACCGTAGATAACTGCGGAGCGCAATGTTACGATTTAAATACACGTTTCAAACCCGAGCTACTGCGTTGCTCGCAAAGAACATGTACCAATCTAGAGCTCACGACAGACGCCAAGTCAGGAGCTTGGTACACAACACCTGCTATGATATAATAATCTGCGAGAGGAGCCGCTAAAGTCGGAGAATGACGATGCTGCTTTCTAATGACGTATAAAATAGGCTCTTGTACGTGCAGAAGGATATACTCCAGTCCAGTCATATTCCTGCAATTAAACAACCACTCGTCGATGCATAATCGTAGATTACAAGTATCTCGAATCGAGTAATCCAACTCGGAGGAAACTTACTGCAACTGATCGGGGCTTAAGCGTTGCATTTTAATGGTTTCATTATTA
This region of Andrena cerasifolii isolate SP2316 chromosome 4, iyAndCera1_principal, whole genome shotgun sequence genomic DNA includes:
- the Side-iii gene encoding sidestep III isoform X1; the protein is MQGADLNAPRPPLRPFPFGMAIGALAEIAVKLVISGYILAVVVYVNATGNWDKDDDLVATFEVSAVLGRTARLPCDIEPSTREDRVYMVLWFRDDAVKPIYSFDVRGRAFNKALNWSDSTVVGPRAYFVTVTKPAALSLEAVQLDDEGIYRCRVDFKNSPTRNFQVNLTVIVPPHVLLIYDSSGVEVESTAGPFQVGVEFELSCEVRGGKPTPVVSWLVNEKEVESRLEEIEQNIVVSKLRIPQLRREHRNTTYKCRASNTNLIPALEKTVLLDVYLKPLSVKILSKPTILETEKDYSISCETTGSHPRARIAWMEGNADFYNGKVLDGGNASVVLSTLMFSPIPDDHGKILKCRGENPALPDAFLEDFFQLNVVFPPKVQLHLGSTLNAEKIKEGDDVYFECKVRANPEHHRITWRHNDAVLTQNNSAGIIMSTQSLVLQKIGRDNAGNYTCLASNDRGETTSPVVTLRIQFAPVCKAKEMTIIGASLEESVKVRCEVDADPNEVEFVWEFNNSGENFEVAPAKFDGNNGTTSELAYTPMSERDYGALTCWGRNVIGKQEAPCVYQIIPAVKPNPLNNCTIKASLNQSSEILEVECVPGYDGGLRQEFRLEAYEVATGNLRVNASSVSADAPIFRIAVADLLPATHFYVVTYAVNAKGRSDVSLLEDIMLRDSEKHTDSGVSMVPLILLLMGCVMAFGVTVLSVMLMMYRRRGTTSPVHVEPYMKQPIITPPDSRNNSMLDVTHGDHTYFVEYTLKQDYALNNQPDIIQSPQVLSDQEKIKREPQLFLPVRPDTLFAPYDVHKQGLQTNKCSLNPFSAKSWEPISFKADRNLTKEIIIANSIPGPESCV
- the Side-iii gene encoding sidestep III isoform X2 produces the protein MQGADLNAPRPPLRPFPFGMAIGALAEIAVKLVISGYILAVVVYVNATGNWDKDDDLVATFEVSAVLGRTARLPCDIEPSTREDRVYMVLWFRDDAVKPIYSFDVRGRAFNKALNWSDSTVVGPRAYFVTVTKPAALSLEAVQLDDEGIYRCRVDFKNSPTRNFQVNLTVIVPPHVLLIYDSSGVEVESTAGPFQVGVEFELSCEVRGGKPTPVVSWLVNEKEVESRLEEIEQNIVVSKLRIPQLRREHRNTTYKCRASNTNLIPALEKTVLLDVYLKPLSVKILSKPTILETEKDYSISCETTGSHPRARIAWMEGNADFYNGKVLDGGNASVVLSTLMFSPIPDDHGKILKCRGENPALPDAFLEDFFQLNVVFPPKVQLHLGSTLNAEKIKEGDDVYFECKVRANPEHHRITWRHNDAVLTQNNSAGIIMSTQSLVLQKIGRDNAGNYTCLASNDRGETTSPVVTLRIQFAPVCKAKEMTIIGASLEESVKVRCEVDADPNEVEFVWEFNNSGENFEVAPAKFDGNNGTTSELAYTPMSERDYGALTCWGRNVIGKQEAPCVYQIIPAVKPNPLNNCTIKASLNQSSEILEVECVPGYDGGLRQEFRLEAYEVATGNLRVNASSVSADAPIFRIAVADLLPATHFYVVTYAVNAKGRSDVSLLEDIMLRDSEKHTDSGVSMVPLILLLMGCVMAFGVTVLSVMLMMYRRRGTTSPVHVEPYMKQPIITPPDSRNNSMLDVTHGDHTYFVEYTLKQDYALNNQPDIIQSPQDQEKIKREPQLFLPVRPDTLFAPYDVHKQGLQTNKCSLNPFSAKSWEPISFKADRNLTKEIIIANSIPGPESCV
- the Med6 gene encoding mediator complex subunit 6 isoform X1, whose amino-acid sequence is MLPGRPPVIENPLGLSWHDSAWIPVLNPNNIMDYFSERSNPFYDRTCNNETIKMQRLSPDQLQNMTGLEYILLHVQEPILYVIRKQHRHSPTLAAPLADYYIIAGVVYQAPDLASVVSSRLLSTVHHLQSAFEEASSCSRYHPSKGYYWDFKNGKALAAKKETPVREEPSSLFQRQRVDMLLAELTRKFPLPVPKPVHQAFDSPAMEIKQEVKVEKKDMKPPPEKKPKIN
- the Med6 gene encoding mediator complex subunit 6 isoform X2, which codes for MLPGRPPVIENPLGLSWHDSAWIPVLNPNNIMDYFSERSNPFYDRTCNNETIKMQRLSPDQLQNMTGLEYILLHVQEPILYVIRKQHRHSPTLAAPLADYYIIAGVVYQAPDLASVVSSRLLSTVHHLQSAFEEASSCSRYHPSKGYYWDFKNGKALAAKKETPVREEPSSLFQRQRVDMLLAELTRKFPLPVPKPVHQAIESSMEIKQEVKVEKKDMKPPPEKKPKIN